A genomic stretch from Deinococcus radiotolerans includes:
- a CDS encoding MFS transporter — translation MTPASSSRPRVSPWVLSAFWFGSAFHWLLLLLILMPENVVTFVGEDRKGTFLGLLAGIGAVMALVLPPLVGAHSDRTGKRLPYLRMGLIVNLMGLAVMALAASALGGMAGFWVYLLGFLLVQFGNNFATAPYSALIPELVAPGERGRYSGVMAMLQALGQLLGAVSAVVVGLLKLPVLVSFVLIALLLIGPALVTLRGVPEPDTVVTRPAGGPTMSWRQLFAHQPFLWVFVTRVLFSLGQYSVQPFLQYYNKDVLRQSDAGTSTSVMLLCIIVGSIASASLGGRISDRVGRKPVIYVAGTLMAAAALLLLVAPSFGAALALAGAFGLGFGAFTSVDWALGSDAMPSQSSYARDMGIWHVAFVAPQMSSAPQGALLDWGNAQGGNLGYTLVFGIAAVCFILGVILIRNVPDTRRAAAT, via the coding sequence ATGACCCCTGCCTCGTCTTCGCGCCCCCGGGTGAGTCCCTGGGTGCTGTCCGCCTTCTGGTTCGGTTCGGCGTTCCACTGGCTGCTGCTGCTGCTGATCCTGATGCCCGAGAACGTCGTGACGTTCGTGGGCGAGGACCGCAAGGGCACGTTCCTGGGCCTGCTGGCGGGCATCGGCGCGGTGATGGCCCTGGTGCTGCCGCCGCTGGTGGGCGCGCACAGCGACCGGACCGGCAAGCGGCTCCCGTACCTAAGGATGGGCCTGATCGTGAACCTTATGGGGCTGGCGGTGATGGCGCTGGCGGCGTCTGCGCTGGGCGGCATGGCGGGCTTCTGGGTGTACCTGCTGGGCTTCCTGCTGGTGCAGTTCGGGAACAACTTCGCCACGGCGCCCTATTCGGCGCTCATTCCGGAACTGGTCGCGCCGGGCGAGCGGGGTCGCTACAGCGGCGTCATGGCGATGCTGCAGGCGCTGGGGCAGCTGCTGGGCGCGGTCTCGGCCGTGGTGGTCGGCCTGCTGAAGCTGCCGGTGCTGGTGTCGTTCGTGCTGATCGCCCTGCTGCTGATCGGCCCGGCGCTGGTGACGCTGCGCGGCGTGCCGGAGCCGGACACAGTGGTCACTCGCCCGGCGGGCGGGCCCACGATGTCGTGGCGGCAGCTGTTCGCGCACCAGCCGTTCCTGTGGGTGTTCGTGACCCGCGTGCTGTTCTCGCTGGGGCAGTACAGCGTGCAGCCCTTCTTGCAGTACTACAACAAGGACGTGCTGCGCCAGTCGGACGCGGGCACGAGCACCAGCGTCATGCTGCTGTGCATCATCGTGGGCAGCATCGCGTCGGCCAGTCTGGGCGGGCGGATCAGTGACCGGGTGGGTCGCAAACCCGTCATCTACGTGGCGGGCACGCTGATGGCCGCGGCGGCGCTGCTGCTGCTGGTCGCGCCGTCGTTCGGGGCGGCGCTGGCGCTGGCCGGGGCGTTCGGGCTGGGCTTCGGGGCGTTCACCAGTGTGGACTGGGCGCTGGGCAGTGACGCGATGCCCAGCCAGAGCAGCTACGCGCGGGACATGGGCATCTGGCACGTGGCGTTCGTCGCGCCGCAGATGAGCAGTGCCCCGCAGGGTGCGCTGCTGGACTGGGGGAACGCGCAGGGCGGGAACCTGGGGTACACGCTGGTGTTCGGTATTGCTGCCGTGTGCTTCATCCTGGGCGTGATCCTGATCCGGAATGTGCCGGACACCCGCCGCGCCGCCGCGACCTGA